The Claveliimonas bilis genome window below encodes:
- the hisA gene encoding phosphoribosylformimino-5-aminoimidazole carboxamide ribotide isomerase, producing MRFRPCIDIHNGKVKQIVGGSLKDHGDKAVENFVSGYDAAFYAELYKKDNLKGGHVILLNPVSSEYYEKNRQQALAALKVFPGGLQVGGGVTAENAAEFIEAGASHVIVTSYVFREGQIQWDNLERLVHAVGKEHIVLDLSCRKKDASYYIVTDRWQTFTKIQVNEEILYWLKESCSEFLVHGVDSEGKAAGVPEDLVALLSKIRGIPITYAGGIGSLKDLEQFRQISGGNLDFTIGSALDLFGGTIPYDAVKNMS from the coding sequence ATGAGATTCAGACCGTGCATAGATATACATAACGGCAAAGTAAAGCAGATTGTGGGAGGAAGCCTGAAGGATCATGGAGATAAGGCTGTGGAAAATTTTGTTTCCGGATATGATGCGGCGTTTTATGCAGAGCTTTATAAAAAGGACAATCTGAAAGGAGGGCATGTGATCCTCTTGAATCCGGTTTCATCGGAATATTATGAGAAGAACAGGCAGCAGGCGCTTGCGGCGTTAAAGGTATTTCCCGGAGGTCTGCAGGTAGGAGGGGGCGTTACGGCAGAGAATGCGGCGGAATTTATTGAGGCGGGGGCCAGCCATGTTATTGTGACGTCCTATGTATTCCGGGAAGGGCAGATACAGTGGGATAATCTGGAAAGACTGGTGCACGCTGTAGGAAAGGAGCACATTGTTCTGGATTTAAGCTGCCGGAAAAAAGATGCTTCCTATTATATAGTAACGGACCGATGGCAGACATTTACCAAAATCCAGGTAAATGAAGAGATTTTGTACTGGCTGAAGGAATCCTGCAGTGAATTCCTCGTCCATGGGGTGGATTCGGAAGGAAAAGCGGCCGGTGTGCCGGAAGATCTGGTTGCTCTGCTCTCTAAAATCAGGGGAATCCCCATTACATATGCAGGAGGGATCGGAAGTCTTAAGGATCTGGAACAGTTTCGGCAGATCAGCGGAGGGAACCTGGATTTTACCATTGGAAGCGCCCTGGATCTGTTTGGAGGAACGATTCCCTATGATGCGGTGAAAAATATGTCATGA
- the secA gene encoding preprotein translocase subunit SecA, with translation MGFIEKIFGTHSEHELKRIYPIVDHIEALEPEMKQLSDSELKDKTREFKERLDKGETLDDILPEAYAVVREAASRVLGMRHYRVQLIGGIILHQGRIAEMKTGEGKTLVSTLPAYLNALTGQGVHIVTVNDYLAKRDAEWMGQVHEFLGLKVGVVLNSMDNDERREAYNCDITYVTNNELGFDYLRDNMVIYKEQLVQRGLKFAIIDEVDSVLIDEARTPLIISGQSGKSTKLYEACDILARQMERGEASGEFSKINAIMGEEIEETGDFIVNEKEKTVNLTEDGVKKVEKFFHIDNLADPENLEIQHNIILALRAHNLMFRDQDYVVKDDEVLIVDEFTGRIMPGRRYSDGLHQAIEAKEGVKVKRESKTLATITFQNLFNKYEKKSGMTGTALTEEKEFREIYGMDVVEIPTNVPVIRVDMEDAVYKTQKEKFRAVCDEVEKAHAKGQPVLVGTITIDVSELLSGMLKKRGIKHNVLNAKFHEMEAEIVAQAGQHGAVTIATNMAGRGTDIKLDDEAREAGGLKIIGTERHESRRIDNQLRGRSGRQGDPGESRFYISLEDDLMRLFGSERLMNVFNALGVEDGEQIEHKMLSGAIEKAQEKIENNNFGIRKNLLEYDQVMNEQREIIYEERRRVLDGESMRDSIYHMISEYVENLVDKEISADQEPEDWDLTELNVSLRGSIPMMDPVSPEDVKDMSQKKLKHFLKEKAVKAYEMKEAEFPEPEHLREIERVVLLKVIDAKWMDHIDDMDQLRQGIGLQAYGQRNPKVEYKMLGYDMFDEMTKSITADTVRTLFHIKLEQKVEREQVAKVTGTNKDDTAVNAPKKRTEKKIYPNDPCPCGSGKKYKQCCGRKKA, from the coding sequence ATGGGTTTTATAGAGAAAATATTCGGAACGCACAGTGAACATGAGCTGAAGCGGATCTATCCCATTGTGGATCATATTGAGGCTCTTGAGCCGGAAATGAAGCAGCTTTCTGACAGTGAACTGAAGGACAAGACAAGAGAGTTTAAAGAAAGGCTGGATAAGGGAGAGACTCTGGATGATATTCTGCCGGAGGCTTATGCAGTAGTAAGGGAAGCAGCTTCGCGCGTGCTGGGGATGCGCCATTATCGTGTGCAGCTGATCGGAGGAATTATCCTTCATCAGGGACGTATCGCAGAAATGAAGACAGGTGAAGGTAAGACGCTTGTATCTACACTGCCGGCCTATTTAAATGCACTGACCGGGCAGGGAGTCCATATTGTAACGGTCAATGATTATCTGGCAAAGCGTGATGCGGAGTGGATGGGCCAGGTACATGAGTTCCTGGGACTGAAGGTAGGTGTTGTGCTGAACAGCATGGACAATGATGAACGCCGGGAGGCATATAACTGTGATATTACTTATGTGACAAATAATGAGCTGGGCTTTGATTACTTAAGAGATAATATGGTGATCTATAAAGAACAGCTTGTGCAAAGAGGGCTGAAGTTTGCTATCATTGATGAGGTTGACTCTGTTCTGATCGATGAAGCCAGAACTCCTCTTATTATCTCCGGGCAGAGCGGTAAGTCTACAAAGCTCTATGAGGCCTGCGATATTCTGGCAAGACAGATGGAAAGAGGAGAAGCCAGCGGTGAGTTTTCCAAGATCAATGCCATTATGGGCGAGGAGATTGAGGAGACAGGAGACTTTATTGTCAATGAGAAAGAAAAGACGGTCAACCTTACAGAAGACGGTGTGAAGAAGGTAGAGAAATTCTTCCACATTGATAATCTTGCAGATCCGGAAAATCTGGAGATCCAGCATAATATTATTCTGGCTCTCCGTGCCCACAACCTGATGTTCCGCGACCAGGATTATGTGGTGAAGGATGACGAAGTTCTGATCGTCGATGAGTTTACGGGACGTATCATGCCCGGAAGAAGATATTCTGACGGTCTTCATCAGGCAATTGAGGCCAAGGAGGGCGTGAAAGTAAAAAGGGAGAGCAAAACTCTTGCAACGATCACGTTCCAGAATCTGTTTAATAAATATGAGAAAAAGAGCGGTATGACAGGTACGGCGTTGACAGAGGAGAAGGAGTTCCGTGAGATCTACGGCATGGATGTTGTAGAAATCCCGACGAATGTACCGGTGATCCGTGTGGATATGGAAGATGCTGTATATAAGACCCAGAAAGAAAAATTCCGGGCTGTGTGTGATGAAGTGGAGAAGGCTCATGCAAAGGGACAGCCGGTTCTGGTAGGTACGATCACTATTGATGTGTCAGAGCTTTTAAGTGGAATGCTGAAAAAGAGGGGGATTAAGCATAACGTCCTCAATGCCAAGTTCCACGAGATGGAAGCAGAGATCGTTGCACAGGCAGGACAGCATGGAGCAGTTACCATTGCTACAAACATGGCAGGCCGTGGTACCGACATCAAGCTGGATGATGAAGCAAGAGAAGCTGGCGGGCTGAAGATCATCGGTACCGAGCGCCATGAATCCAGACGTATTGACAACCAGCTGCGCGGACGAAGCGGACGTCAGGGAGACCCGGGAGAGTCCAGATTTTATATTTCCCTGGAAGATGATCTGATGCGCCTGTTCGGTTCGGAACGTCTGATGAATGTATTCAACGCCCTTGGTGTTGAGGACGGTGAACAGATTGAACATAAGATGCTTTCAGGCGCCATTGAGAAGGCACAGGAGAAAATAGAGAATAATAACTTTGGAATCCGTAAAAATCTTCTGGAATATGATCAGGTTATGAATGAACAAAGAGAGATCATATACGAAGAGAGAAGAAGAGTTCTGGATGGAGAGAGCATGCGGGATTCCATCTATCATATGATCAGTGAATATGTGGAAAATCTGGTGGACAAGGAAATTTCAGCAGACCAGGAGCCGGAAGACTGGGATCTGACGGAATTAAATGTAAGCCTTCGCGGAAGCATTCCTATGATGGATCCTGTTTCACCGGAGGATGTCAAAGACATGTCCCAGAAGAAGCTGAAACATTTCCTGAAAGAAAAAGCAGTAAAAGCATATGAAATGAAGGAAGCGGAATTTCCGGAGCCGGAGCATCTCCGCGAGATTGAGCGGGTCGTGCTTCTGAAGGTGATTGACGCCAAATGGATGGATCACATTGACGATATGGATCAGCTTCGCCAGGGAATCGGTCTGCAGGCCTACGGTCAGAGAAACCCCAAGGTGGAATACAAAATGCTGGGTTATGATATGTTCGATGAGATGACAAAATCCATCACTGCAGATACAGTTCGTACGCTGTTCCACATCAAGCTGGAACAGAAGGTGGAAAGAGAGCAGGTTGCCAAGGTGACTGGAACCAATAAGGATGATACTGCAGTGAATGCACCGAAGAAGCGCACGGAGAAGAAAATTTATCCCAATGATCCGTGCCCGTGCGGAAGCGGAAAAAAATACAAGCAGTGCTGCGGAAGGAAAAAGGCATAG